A window of the Microvirga terrae genome harbors these coding sequences:
- a CDS encoding M20/M25/M40 family metallo-hydrolase codes for MDSFAPPLDVAAAEDHLMRFLSVEGVTGSEARIAAAVSDALRKAGVPASAIRFDTAHKRIPVPTETGNLIVDLPGTRPGPRLLFATHLDTVPLCAGAKPRREGDRIVSDGTTALGGDNRTGCAILVVLAETLLKHNLPHPPITLLFTVREESGLHGARELDPVDLGGAVMCINVDGQDPNDLIIGAVGQENWEVEIIGKASHAGVAPEKGISASLVGAIGLAEAQREGWFGKVVKADGKGTSNVGIFGGKDGKAAGDATNVVTDYAFIKGEARSPTSAFATAIAQGFEGAFRRGREAVKDDQGEMAEMTFTHTPSYPPFNLDETAPVVRRATRAMTMLGLTPNYVFSNGGLDANWLDKHGVPTVTIGAGQAEIHTIKEYVNLPEFATGCRLALLLATIEDE; via the coding sequence ATGGACAGCTTTGCGCCACCCCTCGATGTCGCCGCCGCCGAGGATCACCTGATGCGGTTTCTCTCGGTCGAAGGCGTCACGGGGAGCGAAGCCCGGATCGCTGCGGCCGTTTCCGACGCCCTCAGGAAGGCGGGCGTTCCGGCCTCCGCGATCCGCTTCGATACCGCGCACAAGCGCATTCCCGTCCCGACGGAAACGGGAAACCTGATCGTCGATCTACCCGGAACCCGGCCCGGGCCGCGGCTGCTGTTCGCGACCCATCTCGACACGGTGCCGCTTTGCGCCGGCGCCAAGCCTAGACGGGAGGGCGACCGTATCGTCTCGGATGGCACGACGGCCCTCGGCGGAGACAATCGTACGGGATGCGCCATCCTCGTCGTGCTCGCAGAGACGCTGCTGAAGCACAACCTGCCGCACCCGCCGATCACGCTGCTCTTCACGGTGCGTGAGGAAAGCGGCCTTCACGGCGCGCGCGAGCTCGACCCGGTTGATCTCGGCGGGGCCGTCATGTGCATCAATGTGGACGGCCAGGATCCGAACGATCTGATCATCGGGGCGGTCGGGCAGGAAAACTGGGAGGTCGAGATCATCGGCAAGGCCTCGCATGCGGGCGTGGCGCCCGAGAAGGGCATCTCGGCGTCGCTGGTCGGCGCCATCGGGCTTGCCGAGGCGCAGCGGGAGGGCTGGTTCGGCAAGGTGGTGAAGGCCGACGGCAAGGGCACCAGCAATGTCGGCATCTTCGGCGGAAAGGACGGCAAGGCCGCCGGGGACGCGACGAACGTGGTCACCGACTATGCGTTCATCAAGGGAGAGGCGCGGAGCCCAACCTCCGCGTTTGCGACGGCGATCGCGCAGGGCTTTGAAGGGGCTTTCCGGAGAGGTCGGGAAGCGGTGAAGGACGATCAAGGCGAAATGGCCGAAATGACCTTCACCCACACACCATCCTATCCACCCTTCAACCTGGATGAGACTGCACCCGTCGTACGCCGCGCGACCCGGGCGATGACCATGCTCGGCCTCACACCCAATTACGTGTTCTCGAACGGCGGCCTTGATGCCAACTGGCTCGACAAGCATGGTGTCCCGACCGTCACCATCGGGGCCGGACAGGCGGAGATCCACACGATCAAGGAATACGTGAACCTGCCGGAATTCGCGACCGGCTGCCGCTTGGCGCTGCTCTTGGCCACGATCGAGGACGAGTGA
- a CDS encoding metallophosphoesterase family protein: protein MMRKPPSEQPTGMMQDPIADPPIPLLIDPRGGDIEDDIASPKSRSLIAIGGRLLAEISVAKLIVAWIMLIGLPALLLGLAPLVILGWATTISGQLATALAGFWSLLIVGGLVALAWIGGRPVLRAAEQSLWSLNALAVQPVYALFREGLRHIGGKLAPDLEPQRRTRLYAAAALGGGLLLSGLSLWFVLLAWPSSRWIGHAGDVFTPLQLIAPALANAVVIVGCYVMGAALVWAVADGSLGRPADLMTFAEIPSGLRTWRIAHLSDLHMVGERYGFRIESGRTGPQGNGRMHRVLDRLESLHRHHPVDLVLITGDMTDAGRSAEWAEFLDAVGAYPDLARRLLILPGNHDVNVVDRANPARLELPTSPGKRLRQLRTLSAIEALHGGRVFCFDSKAGRLGPTLSERLAPYRNDIEAFAETGGIRQSLRVAQIWDDAFPLIVPPTTDEGIGVALLNSNAETHFSFTNALGIMSALQAQDLVAAIERYPRAGWIIALHHHMVEYPTPAQAFSERIGTALINGSWIVRQIRPFARRLVVFHGHRHTEWIGECGGVRIVSASSQVMHAAQSEGASFLVHTLAMVDDGLQLARPERVEVTFSDEDDREVVHPPRPAVPAERPAIASLDPGHRR, encoded by the coding sequence ATGATGAGGAAGCCACCGTCCGAGCAGCCGACAGGGATGATGCAGGACCCGATCGCGGATCCTCCCATTCCCTTACTCATCGACCCGCGCGGCGGCGACATCGAGGATGACATCGCAAGTCCCAAGAGCCGGTCCTTGATCGCGATTGGTGGACGACTCCTCGCGGAAATCAGCGTCGCGAAGCTCATTGTGGCTTGGATCATGCTGATCGGCCTTCCTGCGCTTCTCCTCGGACTTGCCCCACTGGTCATCCTGGGATGGGCCACCACCATATCCGGGCAACTCGCGACCGCGCTCGCAGGATTCTGGTCGCTGCTGATCGTCGGGGGCCTCGTGGCGCTTGCGTGGATCGGCGGCAGGCCCGTCCTGCGCGCGGCGGAGCAAAGCCTCTGGTCGCTCAATGCACTGGCCGTTCAGCCGGTTTATGCTCTGTTCCGGGAAGGCCTGCGCCACATCGGCGGCAAACTCGCCCCCGATCTCGAACCGCAGCGGCGTACACGTCTCTACGCTGCCGCGGCTCTGGGCGGAGGCCTGCTGCTGAGCGGCCTGTCGCTCTGGTTCGTCCTCCTCGCCTGGCCTTCATCGCGATGGATCGGGCACGCAGGCGACGTTTTCACGCCGCTCCAGCTGATCGCTCCCGCTCTCGCCAACGCGGTGGTCATCGTCGGATGCTACGTCATGGGGGCAGCTCTCGTTTGGGCGGTGGCCGATGGTTCCCTGGGACGGCCTGCCGACCTCATGACGTTCGCGGAGATCCCGTCGGGGCTCCGGACATGGCGGATCGCGCACCTGTCCGATCTCCACATGGTCGGGGAGCGATATGGATTCCGGATCGAAAGCGGCCGGACTGGACCCCAGGGCAACGGACGAATGCACCGTGTCCTCGATCGTCTCGAGTCGCTCCACCGTCACCACCCGGTCGATCTCGTCCTGATCACGGGCGACATGACCGATGCCGGGCGATCCGCCGAGTGGGCGGAGTTCCTGGACGCCGTCGGCGCTTATCCCGATCTGGCTCGGCGTTTGCTGATCCTGCCCGGCAACCATGACGTGAACGTGGTCGACCGCGCGAATCCGGCTCGGCTCGAGCTGCCGACCAGCCCGGGAAAGCGCCTGCGCCAACTCAGGACCCTCTCAGCGATCGAAGCTCTGCACGGAGGCAGGGTCTTCTGCTTCGATTCCAAGGCGGGGCGCCTCGGCCCCACTCTTTCGGAGAGACTTGCCCCGTACAGGAACGACATCGAGGCTTTTGCCGAAACGGGAGGGATCCGTCAGTCGCTGCGAGTGGCGCAGATCTGGGACGACGCATTTCCCCTGATCGTTCCGCCGACGACGGATGAAGGCATCGGCGTGGCGCTTCTCAATTCGAACGCGGAGACCCACTTTTCCTTCACGAACGCCCTTGGAATCATGTCGGCGCTTCAAGCGCAGGATCTGGTGGCCGCCATTGAGCGCTATCCCCGCGCCGGCTGGATCATCGCCCTTCATCACCACATGGTAGAATACCCCACACCAGCGCAGGCCTTCTCGGAACGGATCGGCACAGCCCTCATCAATGGATCGTGGATCGTCCGGCAGATTCGGCCCTTCGCCCGTCGCCTCGTGGTGTTCCACGGACATCGGCACACGGAGTGGATTGGTGAATGCGGAGGCGTCCGGATCGTTTCCGCCTCATCACAGGTCATGCATGCCGCGCAGAGCGAGGGCGCTTCCTTCCTGGTGCATACCCTCGCGATGGTCGATGACGGGCTTCAGCTCGCCAGGCCTGAACGGGTCGAAGTCACGTTTTCGGATGAGGATGATCGGGAAGTGGTTCATCCGCCTCGTCCGGCGGTCCCAGCTGAACGGCCAGCCATCGCGTCGCTGGATCCTGGGCACAGAAGGTGA
- a CDS encoding AI-2E family transporter: MTMATLIVLGAVYIAEAVIAPVAFSLFLIALVWPLQARLQAFVPRLVALAISVLLLVIAFSGFASLVVWAFSRVGRWILINLGRFQAIYNQMAAWLEEQGIVVASLWADHFNISWVVGLMQKFTGQVNTTLSFWLVVLVYVILGLLEVEGTARKIGTLPDQRMARVLLVGAAEGAVKIRRYMVVRTVMSALTGALVWLFAELFGLPLAQEWGVIAFTLNYIPFIGPFIATLFPTLLAMVQFDTWQAVITVFACLNVIQFVVGSYIEPRLSGSVLAMSPFVVLFSIFLWTFLWGLPGTFIGLPITIAFLTFCAQDPATRWLAVQLGPPDEADEPLPDHPHPKT, translated from the coding sequence ATGACGATGGCGACCCTCATCGTCCTCGGCGCCGTCTACATTGCCGAGGCGGTCATTGCGCCGGTTGCCTTCTCGCTGTTCCTGATCGCGCTCGTCTGGCCGTTGCAGGCCCGTCTACAGGCCTTCGTTCCTCGTCTCGTCGCCCTGGCGATCAGCGTCCTGTTGCTGGTGATTGCGTTCAGCGGGTTCGCCTCGCTGGTGGTCTGGGCCTTCAGCCGGGTCGGACGCTGGATCCTCATCAATCTGGGACGCTTCCAGGCAATCTACAATCAGATGGCGGCCTGGCTCGAGGAGCAGGGAATCGTCGTGGCGAGCCTCTGGGCGGATCACTTCAACATCAGTTGGGTCGTGGGACTCATGCAGAAGTTCACGGGTCAGGTGAACACCACCCTGAGCTTCTGGCTCGTCGTTCTCGTCTACGTCATCCTCGGGTTGCTCGAAGTCGAAGGAACAGCGCGGAAAATCGGAACCTTGCCGGATCAGCGCATGGCACGAGTCCTGCTTGTCGGCGCCGCGGAAGGGGCTGTGAAGATCCGTCGCTACATGGTGGTTCGCACCGTGATGAGCGCTCTGACCGGCGCGCTCGTCTGGCTCTTCGCGGAACTCTTCGGGTTGCCTCTTGCGCAGGAATGGGGGGTGATTGCCTTCACGTTGAACTACATCCCTTTCATCGGTCCCTTCATTGCTACCCTGTTCCCCACATTGCTCGCGATGGTGCAGTTCGACACCTGGCAGGCGGTCATCACGGTTTTCGCCTGCCTGAACGTGATCCAGTTCGTGGTTGGAAGCTACATCGAGCCTCGTCTTTCCGGGAGCGTGCTCGCCATGTCTCCGTTCGTCGTGTTGTTCTCGATCTTCCTCTGGACCTTCCTGTGGGGGCTGCCAGGAACGTTCATCGGGCTTCCGATCACGATTGCCTTTCTCACCTTCTGTGCCCAGGATCCAGCGACGCGATGGCTGGCCGTTCAGCTGGGACCGCCGGACGAGGCGGATGAACCACTTCCCGATCATCCTCATCCGAAAACGTGA
- a CDS encoding metal-dependent hydrolase family protein produces the protein MSVFTATASPVPRLFRRLLTAAILCVAIGPADAAELDAAAPSGPAATLIENVRIFDGRNSVLSAPSHVLVKGNVIAQVSTAAIDVPRDAAVRVVPGNGRVLMPGLIDMHWHAMMVRPTPVTLLSSGIGYSNLLAGVEATATLMRGFTTVRDMGGPAFDLKRAIDEGLLPGPRIYPSGAVITITGGHGDFRPLSDLPRTIGGMLARVEQLGGSMIADSPDEVRLRAREQLMQGASQIKLTAGGGVASPFSPLDVSTFTEAELRAAVEAAENWGTYVCTHAYTSVSIQRSIAAGVRCIEHGHLMDEATARLMAERGIWLSTQPFLDLGGADALGPAEQAKMKQVLAGTERVYALAKTHNIKTAFGTDILFSQELAERQGAMLATLARWYTPAEALTMATSTNAELLALSGLRNPYPGKLGVVEEGALADLLLVDGNPLENLDLVADPAKNFVVIMKDGRLYKDTLPR, from the coding sequence ATGTCTGTCTTCACGGCGACTGCCAGCCCGGTCCCCCGATTGTTCAGGCGGCTTCTGACGGCGGCAATCCTGTGCGTCGCGATCGGTCCGGCGGACGCGGCCGAGCTTGACGCGGCGGCCCCGTCCGGCCCTGCGGCAACGCTCATCGAGAACGTGCGCATCTTCGACGGCAGGAACTCCGTGCTGTCGGCGCCCAGCCATGTCCTCGTGAAAGGCAATGTCATCGCGCAGGTCTCGACCGCCGCGATCGACGTCCCGCGGGACGCCGCCGTCCGGGTCGTTCCCGGGAACGGGCGCGTGCTGATGCCGGGGCTGATCGACATGCATTGGCACGCGATGATGGTACGTCCGACACCCGTGACGCTTCTCTCGAGCGGGATCGGCTATTCGAATCTGCTGGCGGGGGTCGAGGCCACGGCGACGCTAATGCGCGGGTTCACCACCGTCCGGGACATGGGCGGTCCAGCCTTCGACCTCAAACGCGCCATCGACGAAGGCCTCTTGCCGGGCCCGCGCATCTATCCTTCTGGCGCCGTCATCACGATCACCGGCGGCCATGGCGACTTTCGCCCGCTCTCCGACCTGCCGAGAACCATCGGCGGAATGCTCGCACGCGTCGAGCAGCTCGGCGGTAGCATGATCGCCGATAGCCCGGACGAAGTGCGCCTGCGGGCGCGGGAGCAACTCATGCAGGGTGCGTCCCAGATCAAGCTGACGGCCGGCGGCGGCGTGGCCTCCCCGTTCAGCCCGCTCGACGTATCCACCTTCACCGAGGCGGAACTTCGTGCGGCGGTCGAGGCCGCCGAGAACTGGGGAACCTACGTCTGCACCCATGCCTACACGTCCGTCTCCATCCAGCGGTCGATTGCGGCCGGCGTCCGGTGCATCGAGCACGGGCACCTGATGGACGAAGCCACGGCCCGGCTGATGGCCGAAAGGGGGATCTGGCTGAGCACGCAGCCGTTCCTCGACCTCGGCGGCGCCGACGCTCTGGGCCCGGCGGAGCAGGCAAAGATGAAGCAGGTTTTGGCGGGAACCGAGAGGGTCTATGCGCTGGCGAAGACGCACAATATCAAGACCGCCTTCGGGACGGACATCCTTTTCTCGCAGGAGCTGGCCGAACGTCAGGGAGCCATGCTCGCGACGCTCGCCCGCTGGTACACGCCGGCCGAGGCACTCACCATGGCGACGTCGACGAATGCCGAACTCCTCGCCCTGTCCGGACTGCGCAATCCCTATCCGGGGAAGCTCGGGGTCGTGGAAGAGGGAGCGCTGGCCGACCTGCTGCTCGTCGACGGCAACCCGCTCGAGAACCTCGACCTCGTCGCCGACCCGGCCAAGAACTTCGTCGTCATCATGAAAGACGGTCGGCTCTACAAGGACACCCTGCCGAGGTGA
- a CDS encoding AbgT family transporter — protein sequence MTTSTEVASKTSMQRFLDGVERVGNMVPHPVVIFLILIGIVIVLSAVLSLFGAAVTFERINPDTHLVETATTEIRSLLTADGIRFMYASLIPNFMGFTAVGLMIVAMIGAGVAEESGLVTALIRKLVIVSPAWALTYILSFVGIIASIAADAGYLVLIPLAGIAYLAVGRHPLAGLALGFAAVAGAFTVNMLIKPLDAVLVEFTNDAAHLVDPNRSIGLASNVWFSFASVLFLTVVVAFITDRIVAPRLGAYDPRLAAEGTTTEQSAELSEQESRGLRYAGLGLLGLIAVFCLLTLPSGAPLRNPETRELIGDSPFMSGLIALIMLMFLVTGWAYGIGAGTLRTLPEVIAAIEKSIKSLGGTIFLFFVLSQFVAYFTYTNMGTVMALSLSGALQAANIGALPLLLGFIVVVAIIDLLLTGAIAKWAIFAPVFVPLLMKLGVEPEAVLAAYRVGDSPMNAITPLNAYFALVVGFAQRYDRTAGVGTVVSLMLPYVVWMFVLWTALFALWKMLGLPWGL from the coding sequence ATGACAACCAGCACGGAAGTCGCATCGAAGACCTCGATGCAGCGTTTTCTCGACGGCGTTGAACGCGTGGGGAACATGGTTCCCCATCCCGTCGTCATTTTCCTGATTCTTATCGGCATCGTCATCGTGCTCTCGGCCGTGCTCAGTCTGTTCGGCGCGGCCGTCACCTTCGAGCGCATCAACCCGGACACGCACCTGGTCGAGACCGCCACCACGGAGATCCGCAGCCTCCTGACCGCCGACGGCATCCGCTTCATGTACGCGTCGCTGATCCCGAACTTCATGGGGTTCACGGCGGTGGGCCTCATGATCGTCGCAATGATCGGCGCCGGGGTGGCCGAAGAATCCGGACTCGTCACCGCTCTGATCCGCAAGCTCGTGATCGTCTCGCCGGCCTGGGCGCTCACCTACATCCTGTCCTTCGTCGGCATCATCGCGAGCATCGCGGCCGATGCGGGCTATCTGGTCCTGATCCCGCTTGCGGGCATCGCCTATCTGGCTGTCGGGCGCCATCCCCTGGCCGGGCTCGCGCTGGGCTTTGCTGCCGTGGCCGGTGCCTTCACGGTCAACATGCTGATCAAGCCGCTCGATGCCGTGCTGGTGGAGTTCACCAATGACGCGGCTCATCTCGTCGATCCGAACCGCTCCATCGGCCTTGCCTCGAATGTCTGGTTCTCCTTCGCGTCCGTGCTGTTCCTCACCGTCGTCGTCGCCTTCATCACCGACCGCATAGTCGCACCCCGCCTGGGCGCCTACGACCCGAGGCTGGCCGCGGAGGGAACCACGACGGAGCAAAGCGCCGAACTGTCGGAGCAGGAGTCGCGCGGCCTGCGCTACGCCGGTCTCGGGCTGCTCGGACTGATCGCCGTCTTCTGCCTGCTGACCCTTCCATCCGGCGCGCCTCTCCGGAACCCCGAAACGCGCGAGTTGATCGGCGACTCGCCCTTCATGAGCGGCCTGATCGCGCTGATCATGCTGATGTTCCTCGTGACGGGCTGGGCCTACGGCATCGGTGCCGGGACGCTCAGGACACTGCCCGAGGTCATCGCAGCGATCGAGAAGTCGATCAAGAGCCTCGGCGGCACGATCTTCCTGTTCTTCGTGCTGAGCCAGTTCGTGGCTTATTTCACCTATACCAACATGGGCACCGTGATGGCGCTCAGCCTGTCGGGCGCGTTGCAGGCGGCCAACATCGGCGCGCTGCCGCTGCTGCTCGGCTTCATCGTGGTGGTCGCGATCATCGACCTGCTGCTGACCGGCGCCATCGCCAAATGGGCGATCTTCGCTCCTGTGTTCGTACCCTTGCTCATGAAGCTCGGGGTCGAGCCGGAAGCTGTGCTCGCTGCCTATCGCGTCGGCGACTCGCCCATGAATGCGATCACGCCCCTGAACGCCTATTTCGCCCTCGTCGTGGGATTCGCCCAGAGATACGACCGGACGGCTGGCGTCGGCACAGTCGTGTCGCTCATGCTTCCCTATGTCGTGTGGATGTTCGTTCTCTGGACCGCCCTCTTCGCCCTCTGGAAGATGCTCGGGCTTCCGTGGGGATTGTGA